In a single window of the Pseudomonas sp. B21-015 genome:
- a CDS encoding sigma-70 family RNA polymerase sigma factor codes for MLENYYRELVCFLNAKLGNRQVAEDVVHDAYLRVLERSSDTPIEQPRAFLYRTALNLVIDDHRRNALRQVESLDVLDSEERYFIPSPHNSLDHGQRLDMLQRALAELPRLCRESFLLRKIEGLSHPQIAEHLGISRALVEKHIVNAMKHCRVRMRQWDAP; via the coding sequence ATGTTGGAAAACTACTATCGCGAGCTGGTGTGTTTCCTGAACGCCAAGCTAGGCAACCGTCAGGTGGCCGAAGATGTGGTGCATGACGCTTATCTGCGGGTACTGGAGCGTTCCAGCGACACGCCGATCGAGCAACCCCGGGCGTTCCTTTATCGCACCGCGCTCAACCTGGTGATCGACGACCACCGCCGCAATGCCTTGCGTCAGGTCGAATCCCTGGACGTGCTCGACAGCGAAGAGCGCTACTTCATCCCCTCGCCCCACAACAGCCTCGATCACGGTCAGCGCCTGGACATGCTCCAGCGCGCGCTGGCGGAGTTGCCACGGCTGTGTCGCGAGAGTTTTCTGTTGCGCAAGATCGAAGGCTTGTCGCACCCGCAAATCGCCGAGCACCTGGGGATTTCCCGGGCGCTGGTGGAAAAGCACATCGTCAATGCCATGAAGCATTGCCGGGTGCGCATGCGCCAGTGGGATGCTCCTTAA
- a CDS encoding lysine N(6)-hydroxylase/L-ornithine N(5)-oxygenase family protein, whose translation MTQAIASPIVHDLIGVGFGPSNLALAIALQERGPSQGELDVLFLDKQADYRWHGNTLVTQSELQISFLKDLVTLRNPTSPYSFVNYLKHHGRLVDFINLGTFYPCRMEYNDYLRWVAGQFTEQSRYGEEVLAIEPVLHNQQVEALRVISRDTQGLQQVRTTRSVVVSAGGTPRIPEAFKALKDDARVFHHSQYLERMARQPCVNNQPMSIAIIGGGQSAAEAFIDLNDSFPSVQVDMILRGSALKPADDSPFVNEVFSPEFTDLVFQQASSERERLVNEYHNTNYSVVDIDLIERIYGIFYRQKVSGIARHAFRTLTTVEKATATERGIELAVRNNATGEITVRHYDAVVLATGYERQMHRKLLAPLEQYLGDFEVDRNYKLITDERCKAGIYMQGFCQASHGLSDTLLSILPIRADEIAGSLYDHGRSRGQGRSVMDVLLATAS comes from the coding sequence ATGACACAGGCAATTGCATCGCCCATCGTTCACGACCTGATCGGCGTCGGTTTCGGCCCTTCGAACCTGGCCCTGGCCATCGCCCTGCAAGAGCGCGGGCCGAGCCAGGGCGAGCTGGATGTGCTGTTTCTCGACAAGCAGGCGGACTACCGCTGGCACGGCAACACCCTGGTCACCCAGAGCGAACTGCAGATTTCCTTTCTCAAGGATCTGGTGACGCTGCGTAACCCGACCAGCCCGTATTCCTTCGTCAACTACCTCAAGCACCACGGTCGTCTGGTGGACTTCATCAACCTTGGCACCTTCTATCCGTGCCGCATGGAGTACAACGACTACCTGCGTTGGGTCGCCGGGCAATTTACCGAGCAGAGCCGCTACGGCGAGGAAGTGCTGGCTATCGAGCCGGTGTTGCATAACCAGCAGGTCGAGGCACTGCGGGTGATTTCTCGCGATACCCAGGGTTTGCAGCAGGTGCGCACCACCCGTTCGGTGGTGGTCAGTGCTGGCGGTACACCGCGCATTCCCGAAGCGTTCAAGGCGCTCAAGGATGACGCTCGGGTGTTCCACCACTCCCAGTACCTGGAGCGCATGGCCAGGCAGCCATGCGTGAACAACCAACCGATGAGCATCGCGATCATCGGCGGCGGGCAGAGCGCGGCGGAAGCCTTCATCGACCTCAACGACAGCTTCCCGTCGGTGCAGGTGGACATGATCCTGCGTGGCTCGGCCCTGAAGCCGGCCGATGACAGCCCTTTCGTCAACGAAGTGTTCTCGCCGGAGTTCACCGACCTGGTGTTCCAGCAGGCCAGCAGTGAGCGCGAGCGTCTGGTCAACGAGTACCACAACACCAACTATTCGGTGGTGGACATCGACCTGATCGAGCGCATCTATGGCATTTTCTACCGGCAGAAAGTCTCGGGCATCGCGCGCCATGCGTTCCGTACCCTGACCACCGTTGAAAAAGCCACCGCCACCGAGCGCGGTATCGAGCTGGCGGTGCGCAACAACGCCACCGGTGAAATCACGGTTCGCCATTACGACGCTGTGGTGCTGGCCACCGGTTACGAGCGCCAGATGCACCGCAAACTGCTGGCGCCTCTGGAACAGTACCTGGGCGATTTCGAGGTCGATCGCAACTACAAGCTGATCACTGACGAGCGTTGCAAGGCCGGCATCTACATGCAGGGCTTCTGCCAGGCCAGCCACGGCTTGAGCGACACCTTGCTGTCGATCCTGCCGATCCGTGCCGATGAAATTGCCGGCTCGCTGTATGACCATGGCAGGTCGCGTGGGCAGGGGCGGTCGGTGATGGATGTGTTGTTGGCGACTGCCAGCTGA
- the mgtA gene encoding magnesium-translocating P-type ATPase — MNLTLLKEFFAGFLRTRHIGRHFRRLALLESFTDTTVSREVPPTLAQTLVVAANSDTGQLLDTLGSHPDGLSEPEADALREQYGLNEVEHEQPLPWWTHLWHCYKNPFNLLLTLLAVISWLTEDLKAAIVIFSMVVLSTLLRFWQETKSNQAADALKAMVSNTATVMRREVADNGAQRLELPIKQLVPGDLIVLSAGDMIPADCRVLNAKDLFVSQAAMTGESMPVEKFPRQQDNDTHNPLDLDNILFMGTNVVSGTAMALILTTGNNTYFGALAQRVGATDRAPTSFQTGVNKVSWLLIRFMFVMAPLVLFINGFTKGDWTEALLFALSIAVGLPPEMLPMIVTSTLAKGAVFLSRKKVIVKRLDAIQNFGAMDVLCTDKTGTLTQDKIFLARNVDVWGNDSDDVLEMAYLNSYYQTGLKNLLDVAVLEHVEIHRELKVGTAFRKVDEIPFDFTRRRMSVVVAERDQPHLLICKGAVDEVLAVCTRVRHGDADEALSDELLARIRQVTATFNAEGLRVVAVAARPMIAGRDTYSLADEQALTLIGYVAFLDPPKESTAPALKALAAHGVAVKVLTGDNELVTAKICREVGLEQQGLLMGNDIERMSDAELAVAVEATNVFAKLTPSHKERIVRLLKGNGHVVGFMGDGINDAPALRTADIGISVDSAVDIAKEAADIILLEKSLMVLEEGVLEGRRTFANMLKYIKMTASSNFGNVFSVLVASAFIPFLPMLPMHLLVQNLLYDISQIAIPFDNVDEEMLKQPQRWQPADVGRFMLFFGPISSIFDISTFALMWYVFDANTPDHQTLFQSGWFVVGLLTQTLIVHMIRTPKVPFLQSRAAMPLLVMTGVIMAVGIFLPMGPLAHYFKLQALPSLYFVFLPVILLAYMALTQAVKGFYIRRFGWQ, encoded by the coding sequence ATGAACCTTACCTTGCTCAAAGAATTCTTCGCCGGATTCCTGCGTACCCGCCATATCGGCAGGCACTTCCGCCGGTTGGCGTTGCTGGAAAGCTTCACTGACACCACGGTCAGTCGTGAAGTCCCGCCGACGCTTGCGCAAACCCTGGTCGTCGCCGCCAACAGCGACACCGGCCAATTGCTGGACACCCTCGGCAGCCACCCTGACGGCCTGAGTGAACCCGAGGCCGATGCGCTGCGCGAACAATACGGCCTCAATGAAGTCGAGCACGAGCAACCGCTGCCGTGGTGGACGCACCTGTGGCACTGCTACAAAAATCCGTTCAACCTGCTGCTGACCTTGCTGGCGGTCATCTCCTGGCTGACCGAAGACCTGAAAGCCGCCATCGTGATTTTCTCGATGGTGGTGCTCTCGACCTTGCTGCGTTTCTGGCAGGAAACCAAATCCAACCAGGCCGCCGACGCCCTCAAGGCGATGGTCAGCAACACCGCCACGGTGATGCGTCGGGAGGTGGCGGACAACGGTGCGCAACGCCTCGAACTGCCGATCAAACAACTGGTGCCGGGCGACCTGATCGTGCTCTCGGCCGGTGACATGATTCCCGCCGATTGCCGGGTACTCAACGCCAAGGACCTGTTCGTCAGCCAGGCTGCGATGACCGGTGAATCGATGCCGGTGGAGAAATTTCCCCGCCAGCAGGACAACGACACCCACAACCCGCTGGACCTCGACAACATTCTGTTCATGGGCACCAACGTGGTGTCCGGCACAGCGATGGCGCTGATTCTCACCACTGGCAACAACACCTATTTCGGTGCGCTGGCGCAACGGGTCGGTGCCACCGATCGCGCGCCGACCTCGTTCCAGACCGGGGTCAACAAAGTCAGCTGGTTGCTGATCCGCTTCATGTTCGTCATGGCGCCGCTGGTGCTGTTCATCAACGGCTTCACCAAGGGTGACTGGACCGAAGCGTTGCTGTTCGCGCTGTCGATCGCCGTGGGCCTGCCCCCGGAAATGCTGCCGATGATTGTCACCTCGACCCTGGCCAAGGGCGCGGTGTTCCTGTCGCGCAAAAAAGTCATCGTCAAACGCCTCGACGCGATCCAGAACTTCGGCGCCATGGACGTGCTGTGCACCGACAAGACCGGCACGCTGACCCAGGACAAAATCTTCCTCGCCCGCAACGTCGATGTCTGGGGCAACGATTCCGATGACGTGCTGGAAATGGCCTACCTCAACAGCTACTACCAGACCGGCTTGAAAAACCTGCTGGACGTGGCGGTGCTGGAGCACGTGGAAATCCACCGTGAGCTGAAAGTCGGCACGGCGTTTCGCAAGGTCGACGAGATTCCATTTGATTTCACCCGTCGGCGCATGTCGGTGGTGGTGGCCGAGCGTGACCAGCCGCACCTGCTGATCTGCAAAGGCGCGGTGGATGAAGTGCTGGCGGTGTGCACCCGAGTGCGCCACGGCGATGCCGACGAGGCGCTGAGCGATGAATTGCTGGCGCGGATTCGTCAGGTCACTGCCACCTTCAATGCCGAAGGTCTGCGTGTCGTTGCCGTTGCAGCGCGGCCGATGATCGCGGGGCGCGACACTTACAGCCTGGCCGATGAACAGGCACTGACGTTGATCGGCTACGTGGCTTTCCTCGACCCACCGAAGGAAAGCACCGCGCCAGCGCTCAAGGCCTTGGCCGCCCACGGTGTGGCAGTGAAAGTGCTGACCGGCGACAACGAACTGGTGACCGCGAAAATCTGCCGCGAAGTCGGGCTGGAGCAGCAAGGCCTGCTGATGGGCAACGACATCGAACGCATGAGCGACGCCGAACTGGCGGTGGCGGTGGAGGCCACCAACGTCTTCGCCAAACTCACGCCGTCGCACAAGGAACGTATCGTCCGTCTGCTCAAGGGTAACGGCCATGTGGTCGGCTTCATGGGCGACGGCATCAACGATGCACCGGCGTTGCGCACTGCTGACATCGGTATTTCGGTGGACAGCGCGGTGGACATCGCCAAGGAAGCGGCGGATATCATCCTTCTGGAAAAGAGCCTGATGGTGCTGGAGGAGGGCGTGCTGGAAGGGCGACGGACCTTCGCCAACATGCTCAAGTACATCAAAATGACCGCCAGCTCGAACTTCGGCAACGTGTTCTCGGTGCTGGTGGCCAGTGCGTTCATTCCGTTTCTGCCAATGCTGCCGATGCACCTGCTGGTGCAGAACCTGCTCTACGACATTTCGCAGATTGCCATCCCGTTCGATAACGTCGATGAAGAAATGCTGAAACAACCACAACGCTGGCAGCCGGCGGACGTCGGGCGCTTCATGCTGTTTTTCGGCCCGATCAGTTCGATCTTCGACATCAGCACCTTTGCCTTGATGTGGTACGTGTTCGATGCCAATACCCCGGACCACCAGACCCTGTTCCAGTCCGGCTGGTTCGTGGTCGGGCTGCTGACCCAGACGCTGATCGTGCACATGATCCGCACGCCGAAGGTCCCGTTCCTGCAAAGCCGCGCTGCCATGCCGTTGCTGGTGATGACCGGCGTGATCATGGCCGTGGGCATCTTCCTGCCGATGGGGCCGCTGGCGCATTACTTCAAACTGCAGGCGTTGCCGTCGCTGTATTTCGTGTTCCTGCCGGTGATTCTGCTGGCGTACATGGCGCTGACCCAAGCGGTGAAAGGGTTCTACATCCGGCGGTTTGGTTGGCAGTAA
- a CDS encoding response regulator: protein MPNKALRILIADEQHFHRMKTERLFNQLGYHRVAPVQSLVEMLTLVEYGCEPFDLVLINASLAGGALDLFGFFLDNRQVHHALIYDGRRAQLPPVSAAAGFPQKVQQRVQVSHAAQPDLASIQRLMALIDSPVCEAAPSPDHEWNRQRIG from the coding sequence TTGCCGAACAAAGCCTTGCGTATCCTGATCGCCGACGAGCAGCATTTTCACCGGATGAAAACCGAGCGGTTGTTCAACCAGCTCGGTTATCACCGGGTGGCTCCGGTGCAAAGCCTTGTGGAAATGCTGACCCTGGTCGAATACGGTTGCGAACCGTTCGATCTGGTGCTCATCAATGCCTCGTTGGCGGGTGGGGCGCTGGACCTGTTCGGGTTCTTCCTCGATAACCGTCAGGTTCATCACGCCTTGATCTACGATGGCCGGCGGGCACAGTTGCCGCCGGTTTCTGCCGCCGCCGGTTTTCCACAGAAGGTTCAGCAGAGGGTTCAGGTAAGCCACGCAGCGCAGCCGGATCTTGCGTCCATTCAACGGCTGATGGCGCTCATCGATTCGCCTGTATGTGAAGCCGCACCGTCCCCGGATCACGAGTGGAATCGACAACGGATCGGTTGA
- a CDS encoding response regulator transcription factor, translated as MKSVLIVDDHPVVRAAVKIVLEKEGFKRIYEASSGSEVLSMLREHSPDLVVLDLVMPEGDGLDVLERIKASDLPCLVLVFTSLDPQFFQDRCMRAGAMAYVAKSNVLSQLQKAVHAVMTGYTFFARLPSGSQDPLQYSEKQMVDKLSNRELTILRDLALGMPNKTIAEHRHLSVKTVSTYKHRLIEKLGLSAAVHLRDFAKRNHLI; from the coding sequence ATGAAGTCAGTGCTGATTGTGGACGATCATCCGGTGGTACGCGCCGCAGTCAAAATCGTACTGGAGAAGGAGGGTTTCAAACGAATTTACGAGGCCTCCAGCGGTAGCGAGGTGTTGTCGATGCTCCGTGAGCATTCACCCGATCTGGTGGTGCTGGATCTGGTCATGCCCGAAGGTGACGGGCTGGATGTGCTGGAGCGGATCAAGGCCAGTGACTTGCCGTGCCTGGTGCTGGTGTTCACGTCGCTGGACCCGCAGTTTTTTCAGGATCGTTGCATGCGCGCCGGGGCCATGGCGTATGTCGCCAAGAGCAACGTCCTGAGTCAGTTGCAAAAAGCCGTGCATGCGGTCATGACCGGCTACACCTTTTTCGCCCGGCTGCCTTCGGGATCGCAAGACCCCCTGCAATACAGCGAAAAACAGATGGTCGACAAACTCTCCAACCGTGAGCTGACCATCCTGCGGGATTTGGCCCTGGGCATGCCCAACAAGACAATCGCCGAGCATCGGCATTTGAGTGTCAAGACCGTCAGTACCTACAAACACCGATTGATCGAAAAACTGGGGCTGAGCGCAGCGGTGCACCTGCGGGATTTCGCCAAGCGCAATCATCTGATCTGA
- a CDS encoding transporter substrate-binding domain-containing protein: protein MSPTVRIFLMALMLCLVIQVPPALADEPQRLYLLGRSTVEGFEVKLDEKDWQWLRDKRVLRLGVTGPDYPPFEVTRHRDELEGITADYAELLGQLLHVKIDVLRYATREAAMDALKRHELDLLGTSNNFEAADPALTRSRAYAEDQPMLVTRVDERMPVDLAGKRIAMVEDYLPAQTVKTFYPDATLQRYPSALDALGAVAFGPDDVYLGDFISANYLINNNYLNNVHLTGPSGLDANPFGFALAADNPRLKGIIDRALAAIPMDQRSVITLRWSAGRASTAGQQQVRLSASEQRWLDRHPTVTVGAIDDFAPLTFYDAQGRLSGLTAQLLTLISQRSGLTFEVQRGHSLDRQIEQLQDGEIDLLPVVTPSVEREETLLFTRAYLSNPFVLVSATTQGSPRMLDDLAGKRLAIYRGHPLFGFIQAQAPQVRLVEVQSPAEGMEWVIEGQADATLSSLIVARYLIARQYRERLRVSSTVGDQPAHIALATARDALELHSILNKALLSISPQEMDDLVTRWSHDVVVDDSYWLRHRQGILQAFAVAGVLLLLALGWIAWQRRQIRQRQQWLQQLQDAKDLADDANRAKTTFLATMSHEIRTPMSALIGMLELALKRADEGVTDRCAIEVASSAAQQLLALIGDILDIARIESGHLSLIPERANLRALVASVCRVFDGLARQNELAWRIDLDEHSDCEVLIDPTRFKQVLSNLLSNAIKFTREGEVSLTLRVAPVASGQLAVNVRIEDTGIGISAVDRQRLFSPFIQADNGRQSARSGSGLGLVISRTLCEMMGGRLQLDSVLGQGTQVDINLELIALQPLPSSVGSNIGLQAPTRPLTILVVDDHPANRLLLSRQLSHLGHRVLEAEEGARGLELWREHEFDLVVTDCHMPRLSGYELAGAIRDEERAQRLPPTLILGFTANAQPEEKLRCLESGMDDCLFKPILLADLNAWLASRFASQVPEPIEEPSTPEMDLSGLEQYVGADRTLIDCLVRELTVTNRVDRDDLLQAHASGNRPGLQELAHRIKGGARMVRAQRLIEHCEQLERVIDVGDSALLDEAVDRLQLAMSVLDKHLSQG, encoded by the coding sequence GTGAGCCCGACCGTGCGCATCTTTCTGATGGCCTTGATGCTGTGCCTTGTGATTCAGGTTCCGCCGGCGCTGGCCGACGAACCGCAGCGGTTGTATCTGCTGGGGCGCTCCACAGTGGAGGGTTTTGAGGTCAAGCTGGATGAAAAGGACTGGCAATGGCTACGCGATAAACGGGTCCTGCGCCTCGGGGTGACGGGGCCGGACTATCCTCCGTTCGAGGTGACGCGCCACCGCGATGAGCTGGAGGGCATCACGGCCGATTACGCCGAGCTGCTGGGGCAACTGCTGCACGTCAAGATCGACGTGCTGCGCTATGCCACTCGTGAAGCCGCCATGGATGCCCTCAAACGCCATGAGCTGGATCTGCTCGGAACATCGAACAACTTCGAGGCGGCCGACCCCGCGCTTACCCGGTCTCGAGCCTATGCCGAAGATCAGCCGATGCTGGTCACCCGAGTGGACGAGCGAATGCCCGTCGACCTGGCCGGTAAACGTATCGCCATGGTCGAAGACTATCTGCCGGCCCAGACGGTCAAGACCTTCTATCCCGACGCGACCTTGCAGCGCTACCCCTCGGCACTCGATGCGCTCGGCGCGGTGGCATTCGGGCCAGACGATGTGTACCTGGGGGACTTTATCAGTGCCAATTACCTGATCAACAACAACTACCTTAATAATGTTCATCTGACGGGGCCTTCCGGTCTGGATGCCAATCCGTTCGGCTTCGCTTTGGCGGCGGATAACCCGCGTCTCAAAGGCATCATCGACAGGGCTCTGGCGGCGATTCCCATGGACCAGCGCTCGGTCATCACGTTGCGCTGGAGTGCTGGCAGGGCCAGTACGGCGGGGCAGCAACAGGTGCGTCTGAGCGCCAGTGAACAACGCTGGCTGGACCGGCATCCGACGGTCACTGTCGGCGCGATCGACGACTTTGCCCCGCTGACGTTCTACGATGCCCAGGGCCGGCTCAGCGGGTTGACCGCGCAGTTGCTGACGCTGATCAGCCAGCGCAGCGGGTTGACCTTTGAGGTGCAACGCGGCCACTCGCTGGACCGGCAAATCGAGCAACTCCAGGACGGTGAGATCGACCTGTTGCCCGTGGTCACGCCCAGTGTCGAACGTGAAGAAACGTTGCTCTTTACCCGTGCCTACCTCAGCAATCCGTTTGTGCTGGTCAGTGCAACGACCCAGGGTAGCCCCAGGATGCTGGATGATCTGGCTGGTAAGCGCCTGGCGATTTATCGCGGTCATCCGTTGTTCGGGTTCATCCAGGCCCAGGCGCCGCAGGTGCGCCTGGTCGAGGTGCAAAGCCCGGCCGAGGGCATGGAGTGGGTGATCGAGGGGCAGGCTGACGCGACGCTCAGTTCATTGATCGTCGCCCGTTACCTGATCGCCCGGCAGTATCGCGAGCGTCTGCGCGTCAGCAGCACCGTAGGCGATCAACCCGCCCACATCGCCTTGGCCACCGCCCGCGATGCGCTGGAGTTGCACTCGATTCTGAACAAGGCATTGCTGAGCATTTCGCCTCAGGAAATGGACGATCTGGTGACGCGCTGGAGCCACGATGTGGTGGTGGATGACAGCTATTGGCTGCGTCATCGCCAGGGCATTCTTCAGGCGTTTGCCGTGGCTGGCGTCTTGCTGTTGCTCGCCCTGGGCTGGATCGCCTGGCAGCGTCGGCAGATCCGCCAGCGCCAGCAATGGTTGCAGCAATTGCAGGACGCCAAGGATCTGGCGGACGATGCCAACCGTGCCAAAACGACCTTTCTGGCGACCATGAGTCATGAGATACGCACGCCGATGAGCGCCCTGATCGGCATGCTCGAACTGGCGCTGAAGCGTGCGGATGAGGGGGTCACCGACCGTTGCGCCATTGAGGTGGCGTCCAGTGCCGCACAACAATTGCTGGCGCTGATCGGCGACATTCTGGATATCGCGCGTATCGAGTCCGGGCATTTATCCCTGATCCCTGAACGGGCCAATCTGCGGGCGCTGGTGGCGTCGGTGTGTCGGGTTTTCGACGGCCTTGCACGGCAGAACGAGCTGGCGTGGCGAATCGATCTGGACGAACACAGCGACTGCGAGGTGTTGATCGATCCCACACGCTTCAAGCAGGTGCTGTCCAATCTGCTGAGCAACGCCATCAAATTCACCCGAGAGGGCGAGGTGAGCCTGACACTGCGGGTGGCGCCCGTTGCGTCGGGGCAGCTGGCGGTCAACGTGCGCATTGAAGACACCGGCATTGGCATCAGTGCTGTCGACCGGCAACGGCTGTTCAGCCCGTTCATCCAGGCTGATAACGGCCGACAATCAGCTCGAAGCGGTTCTGGCCTGGGGTTGGTGATCAGCCGCACCCTGTGCGAAATGATGGGTGGCCGCTTGCAACTCGACAGCGTCCTCGGACAAGGCACGCAGGTTGATATCAACCTTGAGCTGATCGCGTTGCAACCGTTGCCTTCCAGTGTGGGGAGCAATATCGGGTTGCAGGCGCCGACGCGGCCACTGACGATTCTGGTGGTTGACGATCACCCGGCCAATCGATTGTTGCTTTCACGGCAGCTGAGCCACTTGGGGCATCGTGTTCTGGAGGCTGAAGAGGGCGCGCGGGGGCTTGAGCTGTGGCGCGAACATGAGTTCGATCTGGTCGTTACCGACTGCCACATGCCGAGGCTCAGTGGTTATGAGCTGGCCGGTGCCATACGCGATGAAGAGCGTGCCCAACGCTTGCCGCCGACGCTGATTCTGGGGTTTACCGCCAATGCGCAGCCCGAGGAGAAGCTGCGCTGTCTGGAGTCGGGCATGGACGACTGCCTGTTCAAACCCATCCTGCTAGCGGATTTGAACGCTTGGCTGGCGTCCAGGTTTGCCAGTCAGGTGCCAGAACCTATTGAGGAACCCTCAACGCCGGAAATGGACCTCAGTGGCTTGGAGCAATACGTCGGTGCGGACCGTACGTTGATTGATTGTCTGGTGCGCGAACTGACGGTGACCAACCGGGTGGATCGGGATGATCTGCTCCAGGCGCACGCCAGTGGCAATCGCCCAGGCCTGCAAGAACTGGCGCACCGCATCAAGGGCGGTGCGCGCATGGTTCGGGCGCAGCGCTTGATCGAGCATTGCGAGCAACTGGAGCGTGTCATCGACGTGGGGGATTCGGCGCTGCTCGACGAAGCTGTCGATCGATTGCAGCTCGCGATGTCAGTGCTGGATAAGCACTTGAGCCAGGGTTGA
- the dkgB gene encoding 2,5-didehydrogluconate reductase DkgB: MSIPAFGLGTFRLQGQVVIDSVSTGLELGYRVVDTAQIYENEAEVGQAIAASGIAREALFITSKIWVANFAKDRLIDSLKESLNKLQTDYLDLTLIHWPSPEDQVPVEEFMNALLEAKRLGLTRQIGVSNFTVDLMQQAIAAIGAENIATNQIELHPYLQNRKVVEFAQRQGIQITSYMTLAYGEVLKDPVILQIADRLQATPAQVTLAWAMQLGYAVIPSSTKHANLQSNLHACTLTLSDADMALIAGLDRGLRLTSPKGIAPQWD; this comes from the coding sequence ATGTCTATCCCTGCATTCGGTCTTGGTACGTTTCGCCTGCAAGGCCAGGTGGTCATCGATTCGGTGAGCACCGGTCTTGAACTGGGCTACCGGGTCGTCGACACCGCGCAAATCTACGAAAACGAAGCCGAAGTCGGCCAAGCCATCGCCGCCAGCGGCATTGCCCGTGAAGCGTTGTTCATTACCAGCAAAATCTGGGTCGCCAACTTTGCCAAAGACCGGTTGATCGACAGCCTCAAAGAGAGCCTGAACAAACTGCAAACCGATTACCTGGACCTGACGCTGATCCACTGGCCGTCGCCGGAAGATCAGGTGCCGGTCGAAGAATTCATGAACGCGCTGCTCGAAGCCAAACGACTGGGCCTGACCCGGCAGATCGGCGTGTCCAACTTCACGGTCGACCTGATGCAGCAGGCCATTGCCGCGATTGGCGCCGAGAACATCGCCACCAACCAGATCGAGCTGCACCCGTACCTGCAAAACCGCAAGGTCGTCGAATTCGCTCAACGCCAGGGCATCCAGATCACCTCTTACATGACCCTGGCCTACGGCGAAGTGCTGAAGGATCCGGTCATTTTGCAGATCGCCGATCGCCTTCAGGCAACACCGGCCCAGGTCACCCTGGCCTGGGCCATGCAACTGGGGTACGCGGTGATCCCCTCTTCCACCAAACACGCCAACCTGCAAAGCAATTTGCACGCCTGCACCCTGACCCTGAGCGACGCCGACATGGCGCTGATCGCGGGCCTGGATCGCGGCCTGCGGCTGACCAGCCCCAAGGGTATTGCGCCGCAGTGGGATTGA
- a CDS encoding LysR substrate-binding domain-containing protein — MVEDLNTLYYFTQVVEHRGFAPAGRALDMPKSKLSRRIAELEERLGVRLLHRTSRHCSLTEIGQAYYQRCLAMRVEAESAAELIERNRSEPQGLVRISCPTALLNTWVGPMLTRYMLKYPLVELFIESTNRRVDLIHEGFDIALRVRFPPLENTDMVMKVLGNSTQCLVGIPALVQRLSSPPTPADLSGLPSLHWGGAQREYQWELFGADGASALIRHTPRMVTDDLLALRHAVLAGVGIAHLPKVVVRDEIAAGRLVELVPGWTPKCGIVHAIFPSRRGLLPSVRTLIDFLGEEFSHSDMA, encoded by the coding sequence ATGGTGGAAGACCTCAATACCCTTTACTACTTCACCCAAGTGGTGGAACACCGCGGTTTCGCCCCGGCCGGGCGCGCGCTGGACATGCCCAAATCCAAGCTCAGCCGACGCATTGCCGAGCTCGAAGAACGCCTCGGTGTGCGGCTGCTGCACCGCACCAGCCGGCATTGCTCGTTGACCGAAATCGGCCAGGCTTATTACCAGCGTTGCCTGGCCATGCGGGTGGAAGCCGAAAGTGCCGCCGAGCTGATCGAACGCAACCGTTCCGAACCCCAGGGCCTGGTGCGCATCAGTTGCCCCACCGCGCTGTTGAACACCTGGGTCGGGCCGATGCTGACCCGTTACATGCTCAAGTACCCGTTGGTCGAGTTGTTCATCGAAAGCACCAACCGCCGGGTCGATCTGATCCACGAGGGGTTCGACATCGCTCTGCGGGTGCGTTTTCCGCCGTTGGAAAACACCGACATGGTGATGAAAGTGCTGGGCAACAGCACCCAATGCCTGGTGGGCATTCCCGCGCTTGTGCAGCGCTTGTCGTCACCGCCCACGCCGGCCGACCTCAGCGGTCTGCCGAGCCTGCATTGGGGTGGCGCGCAGCGTGAATATCAGTGGGAGTTGTTCGGCGCCGACGGTGCCAGCGCGCTGATTCGTCATACCCCGCGAATGGTCACCGACGACTTGCTGGCCTTGCGTCACGCGGTGCTCGCCGGGGTCGGCATCGCCCACCTGCCCAAAGTGGTGGTGCGTGATGAGATTGCCGCCGGTCGGCTGGTGGAACTGGTGCCGGGCTGGACACCCAAGTGCGGGATCGTGCATGCGATCTTCCCTTCACGACGCGGGTTGCTGCCGTCGGTTCGTACCTTGATCGACTTTCTGGGCGAGGAATTCAGCCACAGCGATATGGCTTAG